The DNA region CTCCCCGCGCGCTCGCCCGTATCGCCGGGCTGGGCAACGCCTACGACGCGTTCCGCTACGGACCGAGCGTCTTCAAGATCGACTACGCGATGGACGGCCCGGTGCCGTGGACGTCGGAGGCGGCACGCCGCGCGGGCACCGTCCACGTCGGCCCTACGGCAGGCGCGATCAACACCGCACTGAAGGACGCCGTACAGGGGCGGGCACCCGAGCGTCCCTTCCTGATCACCGCCCAGCCGAGCCTCGTCGACGACAGCAGGGCACCGGAGGGCAAGCATGTCTTCTGGGCATACGGGCACCTCCCCAACGGCTGGGAGGGCGACGCCACCGAAGCGGTGGAGGCCCAACTGGAGCGCTTCGCCCCGGGGTTCCGCGACCGGGTGCTGGCCCGTGCGACGGCCGGACCGCCGCAACTGGCCGCGCGCAACGCCAACTACGTAGGGGGCGACTTCTGCGCGGGGGCCGCCGACGGGCTCCAGTTGATGATCCGTCCGAAGCTCGCGCGTGTGCCGTACGCCACGGCGCACCCCGCCGTCTTCCTGTGCTCCTCCTCGGCTCCTCCCGGCCCCGGGGTGCACGGAATGTCCGGACATCATGCGGCAAGGGCGGTGTGGCGGCGGCTGCGGCAGCAGCACTGAGGCCGTACCGCACGCCCGCGCCCCGCGCGCGACGCTCCCACACGCGCCCTCGGCGGTGTCCATACGGGCTCTGACCTTGCATAGCCCATGGTGGCCGGGCCCTTGTGGCGGATATGGTCGCATCGGCGCGACTGCCTGTTCGAACGTAAACAGACCCAGGGGCAGAACGATGACGACGACGGGGCGCGTACTGATCGCCGCGGACAAGTTCAAGGGATCGCTGACGGCCGTCGAGGTCGCAGAACGGATCACAACCGGGATCAGGCGGGCGCGGCCCGACGCGAACCTGGAATCGCTGCCCGTCGCCGACGGCGGCGACGGCACGGTGGCCGCGGCGGTCGCCGCCGGCTTCGAACGCCATGAGGCCGAGGTCACCGGGCCGTTGGGCGCCCCCGTGACGGCGGCGTTCGCACTCCGCGACGGTACGGCCGTGGTGGAGATGGCCGAGGCGTCCGGACTCGAACTGATGCCGCCGGGCGTCTTCGCTCCGCTGACCGCCACGACGCGCGGCACCGGCGAACTGCTCCTCGCCGCCGTCGAGGCGGGCGCCCGCACCGTCGTACTCGGCGTCGGCGGCTCCGCGACGACCGACGGCGGCACGGGCATGCTCGAAGCGCTCGGCGCCCGCTTCCTCGACGAGGACGGCGACCCGGTTCCGCACGGCGGCGGCCCGCTCGTGGAGATGGTCTCCGCCGACCTCTCCGGCCTCGACGAACGGCTCAAGGACATCGAGGTGATCCTCGCCAGCGACGTCGACAACCCCCTCACCGGCCCGAAGGGCGCCGCCTACGTCTACGGCCCGCAGAAGGGCGCAGGCGACCAGGACGTGAAGGTACTCGACGCCGCGCTCAGCCACTTCGTGCAGGTGATGGGCGAATCCGTGGGGCCCCGCGCGGCGGAGACCGCCGAGGCCCCCGGCGCGGGAGCGGCAGGCGGCATCGGCTACGGCGCGCTCATCGGCCTCAACGCCACCTTCCGCCCCGGCATCGACGTACTGCTCGAAGTGCTGGGCTTCGCCCAGGCGTTGGCACGCGCCGACCTCGTCGTCACCGGAGAGGGCTCCCTCGACGAGCAGACCCTCCACGGCAAGGCCCCGGCAGGCGTCGCGGCGGCAGCCCGCAAGGCGGGCAAGCCCGTGGTGGCGGTGTGCGGGCGGCTGGCCCTCGACAACAAGGCCCTCAAGGGCGCCGGCATCGAACGTGCCTACGCCCTCACGGACTTGGAGAAGGACAAGGACCGCTGCATGGCGCAAGCGGGCCCCCTGCTGGAACAGCTCGCGGAACGCGTGGCGGCGGACCGCCTCTGAGGTCTGAGGCGGCGGGTGGCCACGTCGTCTCATGAGGCCGGCCACGCGTCGGTCAGCCGCCGCGGGCCGCCGGAACGCGGTCCGGCACCCGCCGAGGCGGGCGCCGGACCGGCGTGCGGAGTGCGGGCTGGTTCGTGCTCTGCGCTTGGCCGAGAGACGGGCCTCGGCTGCGGCACCGACGGGGGCCGGTGATCACTTCTTCAGGACGCCTCCCCGGAGCGGTCCTCACGCAGGCCGGGACGGGAACGCCGTTTCCCGCTGCGCCGGAGAGGCTTGTGAGACATGGTCGCGGCCCTGTGCGCCTGCGCGCGGTTGAGCCGGCGGATGGTGAGCGTGCCCGCGGCGATCATCGTGAGGACGATGCCGACGGTGACGAGGGTGTCCATCGCACTCACACTCCGCATGTCTTCGATGGGGTTGCGGTCACCGGAGCGGAGCCGCCGTCGGACTCCCACTTGTCCTCCTGGGTCCGCAGCTCCACCGTGGCGGCCTGAGCCGTGTCGTCGGCTGCGACAAGAGCGCTCGCGGTGAGGCGGGCCCCGGGGTCGATCGCGGCGGCCATCAGCCGGGCAGCAGTGGCCGAGTTCGTCTCGGGCGGTATCACCAGCAGGTCCCATCGGCCGATGCGGTAGGAGAGCAGCACGACCTTGTGCGGGTCCTGCTCCACCTTGAACCAGCCGACCTTGACCACATGGCCGGTGACCGGCACCTTGCGCGGGATGACCGGCCAGCGAGCGGGGTTCACGGAGATCCGTGTGATGCGTCCCCGGCGGGGGTCCAACGCGTCCGTGAGGGCGGGGAGTTCACGCAGAAGGTCGCGCGAGTGCGGCCACCAGGCACCGTCGAGAAGACCGGCCGGGGCCCCGTCCGATTTCAGTGCGAGCCGGAGCGATGGCGCGGAATACGATTCGTGGATCAGTCGAGTGCGGTCTGCGGTCACGTTCATGACGCGTACCTGACTCGGGCGGATGAAACGGCCCGGTGTCTTCGATCACCAAGAACGACACCCGTATGGGAAAGCAGTGCACGGAAAGCCCTTGGTATTGCCAGCGTACTCCGCCGTGAGACTCAACGGGCCTGCCACTGCCCGGCGTTCCGGCGCGCCACCCCGGGCCGGGGGCATGACCAGCCGGTCGCAGCGGCGCAGCGGCCCGCGCCGGAACGCAGGCGTACCGTATGCGGGTTCGCGGCGGCTACGTCGCACCGGTCGATGTGCACGGTGCGGTCGTCGTCGAGTGCCGGCGCTGGGGCCCGGGCGGAAACCCGGGCCCCAGCGCTGTTGAGTCGGCGCGCCGTTGTCGAGCCGGCGCCGTCGTCGCCTCCGCGCCTCGCCGCGCGCCGCGAAGTCCGATTCGCTATCCCTGCGCGGCAGTCCGCGCCTCGCGGCGGTTGTCGCGGAAGGTGTGCACACGGCGGGCCGTGGCGAACAGCGGGATGACCGCGCCCAGTACGACCTGGAGCGCACAGCCGGTCTGAAGCAGCAGCTCGCCGCCCGGGGCGTCGAAGGCCCAGGCCGCCAGCAGCCCCATGCTGGCGACGATCCAGCCGAGCATCGCCACCGCCAGCCGTCCCCGTGGCTTCGGATACTCGACGCGGCTGACCATGAGCCACGCCACACCCATGATGGCCAGCAGCGTCGGCACGAACGGCAGCTCCAGC from Streptomyces marispadix includes:
- a CDS encoding glycerate kinase, with the protein product MTTTGRVLIAADKFKGSLTAVEVAERITTGIRRARPDANLESLPVADGGDGTVAAAVAAGFERHEAEVTGPLGAPVTAAFALRDGTAVVEMAEASGLELMPPGVFAPLTATTRGTGELLLAAVEAGARTVVLGVGGSATTDGGTGMLEALGARFLDEDGDPVPHGGGPLVEMVSADLSGLDERLKDIEVILASDVDNPLTGPKGAAYVYGPQKGAGDQDVKVLDAALSHFVQVMGESVGPRAAETAEAPGAGAAGGIGYGALIGLNATFRPGIDVLLEVLGFAQALARADLVVTGEGSLDEQTLHGKAPAGVAAAARKAGKPVVAVCGRLALDNKALKGAGIERAYALTDLEKDKDRCMAQAGPLLEQLAERVAADRL
- a CDS encoding DUF5994 family protein, with amino-acid sequence MNVTADRTRLIHESYSAPSLRLALKSDGAPAGLLDGAWWPHSRDLLRELPALTDALDPRRGRITRISVNPARWPVIPRKVPVTGHVVKVGWFKVEQDPHKVVLLSYRIGRWDLLVIPPETNSATAARLMAAAIDPGARLTASALVAADDTAQAATVELRTQEDKWESDGGSAPVTATPSKTCGV